Proteins found in one Anopheles aquasalis chromosome 3, idAnoAquaMG_Q_19, whole genome shotgun sequence genomic segment:
- the LOC126577957 gene encoding paramyosin, long form, which translates to MSSSAVTTKTSKYTYRSSGGGTADVSIEYSADLSALSRLEDKLRLLQEDLESERGLRQRIEREKADLSVQVIQLSERLEEAEGGAEGQLEINRKRDAELTKLRKLLEDVHLESEETAHILKRKHQEIVTDFNEQLEALTKAKQRVEKEKSKLQAEIYELLSQVESVSKDKQISIKTIEKLEVQVTELNIRIEELNRTIVDITSHKTRLSQENIDLVKSVQDLKLSVESISFSKTQLNSQLEEARRRLEEDDRRRSMLESSLHQVETELESIRLQLEEESEARLDLERQLVKANGEAGTFKSKYEAEVMARTEEVEEIRRKYTVRITESEEHIESLQARLSKLEKEKSRLTSEIEILIIDLEKANNGIREYTKRIEILEKTNIEIKTRLEETIALYDASQRDLRQRTADFQRLSHELDKTREQKDQLGRDNNKLQSELHEARSNVTELTRRLHEYEIELRRLENEREELTAAYKEAEAGRKAEEKRAQALSAEYGQFRHDTERRLLEKDEEIEVIRKQTSIEIEQLNARVVEAETKLKSEVQRIKKKLQIQITELEMSLDVANHTNIELQKTIKKQSLQLTEMQAHYEEIQRQLQSTVDQYGIAQRRIQSLTGELEEIRVNYDSSLRAKRQVEVSLEEATTRINELSVVNANYASLKSKLESELQTLAVDYEEVTRELRVSDERYQKIQVELKHTVELLHEEQERIVKIEAIKKSLEVEVKQLSIRLEEVEVNAVAGSRRIINKLEARLRDIEVELDEERRKHAETIKILRKKERSVKEVYIQIEEDQKNIQILQDALEKANQKIAAYKRQLVEQEQTSQQTVTKVRRFQRELEAAEDRADVAESNLTLVRAKHRTFVTTSTVPGSQVYLVQETTRTVNES; encoded by the exons atgtCGTCGTCCGCCGTGACCACCAAAACGTCCAAGTACACGTACCGCTCGAGCGGTGGCGGTACCGCCGATGTCAGCATCGAGTACAGTGCTGACCTGAGCGCTCTGTCCCGCCTGGAG GACAAACTCCGTCTCCTGCAGGAAGATCTGGAGTCGGAACGTGGTCTCCGCCAAAGG ATTGAACGCGAGAAGGCAGATCTGAGCGTGCAGGTGATTCAGTTGTCGGAACGCCTGGAGGAAGCGGAAGGTGGCGCCGAAGGACAG CTTGAGATCAACCGCAAGCGCGATGCCGAGCTGACCAAGTTGCGCAAGCTGCTCGAGGATGTGCACCTGGAATCGGAGGAAACCGCCCACATTCTGAAGCGCAAGCACCAGGAAATCGTCACCGACTTCAACGAACAGCTCGAGGCCCTGACCAAGGCGAAGCAAAG ggtggagaaggaaaagtcgAAGCTGCAGGCGGAGATCTACGAGCTGCTGTCGCAGGTGGAGAGCGTGTCGAAGGACAAACAGATCAGCATCAAGACGATCGAGAAGCTGGAGGTGCAGGTCACTGAGCTGAACATCCGCATCGAGGAGCTGAACCGCACGATCGTCGACATCACGTCGCACAAGACGCGCCTATCGCAGGAGAACATCGATCTGGTCAAGAGCGTCCAGGATCTGAAGCTGAGCGTCGAGAGCATCTCGTTCTCGAAGACGCAGCTTAACTCGCAGCTCGAGGAAGCCCGTCGCCGCCTGGAGGAGGATGATCGCCGCCGGTCGATGCTCGAGTCCAGCCTGCACCAGGTCGAGACGGAGCTGGAATCGATCCGGCTGCAGCTGGAGGAAGAATCGGAGGCTCGGCTCGATCTGGAGCGTCAGCTGGTTAAGGCGAACGGTGAGGCCGGTACGTTCAAGTCGAAGTACGAGGCCGAGGTTATGGCACGCACCGAGGAGGTCGAGGAGATCCGCCGCAAGTACACGGTGCGCATCACCGAGTCGGAGGAGCACATCGAGTCGCTGCAGGCCCGCCTCAGCAAgctcgagaaggagaagagccGACTGAcgagcgagatcgagatccTGATCATCGATCTGGAGAAAGCGAACAACGGTATCCGCGAGTACACCAAGCGCATCGAGATCCTCGAGAAGACGAACATCGAGATCAAGACGCGGCTGGAGGAGACGATCGCTCTGTACGATGCGTCGCAGCGTGATCTGCGCCAGCGCACCGCTGACTTCCAGCGGCTGTCGCACGAGCTGGACAAGACGCGCGAGCAGAAGGATCAGCTCGGACGCGACAACAACAAGCTGCAGAGTGAACTGCACGAGGCCCGCAGCAACGTTACCGAGCTGACGCGCCGTCTGCACGAGTACGAGATTGAGCTGCGGCGTCTGGAGAACGAGCGCGAGGAGCTGACGGCGGCCTACAAGGAAGCGGAGGCT GGCCGCAAGGCTGAGGAGAAGCGTGCCCAGGCTCTGTCGGCCGAGTACGGCCAGTTCCGTCACGACACCGAGCGCCGCCTGTTGGAGAAGGACGAGGAGATCGAAGTGATCCG CAAGCAGACCAGCATCGAAATCGAGCAGCTGAATGCCCGCGTTGTCGAGGCGGAAACCAAGCTCAAGAGCGAGGTGCAGCGCATCAAGAAGAAGCTCCAGATCCAGATCACCGAGCTGGAGATGTCGCTGGATGTGGCCAACCACACCAACATCGAGCTGCAGAAGACGATCAAGAAGCAGTCGCTGCAGCTGACCGAGATGCAGGCCCACTACGAGGAGATCCAGCGCCAGCTGCAGTCGACCGTCGACCAGTACGGTATTGCGCAGCGCCGCATCCAGTCGCTGACCGGCGAGCTGGAGGAGATCCGCGTCAACTACGACTCGTCGCTGCGTGCCAAGCGCCAGGTGGAGGTGTCGCTCGAGGAGGCCACCACGCGCATCAACGAGCTGAGCGTGGTTAATGCCAACTACGCCTCGCTTAAGTCGAAGCTCGAGTCCGAGCTGCAGACCCTGGCCGTCGACTACGAAGAAGTCACTCGTGAGCTGCGCGTCAGCGACGAGCGCTACCAGAAGATTCAG GTTGAGCTTAAGCACACTGTCGAGCTGCTGCACGAGGAACAGGAGAGAATCGTCAAGATCGAGGCCATCAAGAAGTCGCTGGAGGTTGAAGTTAAG CAACTGTCCATCCGGCTGGAAGAGGTCGAGGTTAACGCCGTGGCCGGCAGCAGACGCATCATCAACAAGCTGGAGGCTCGCCTGCGCGACATCGAGGTCGAGCTGGACGAGGAAAGACGAAAGCACGCCGAAACGATCAAGATCCTGCGCAAGAAGGAACGCTCGGTCAAGGAGGTGTACATCCAGATCGAGGAAGACCAGAAGAACATCCAGATCCTGCAGGACGCGCTGGAGAAGGCCAACCAGAAGATCGCCGCCTACAAGCGCCAGCTGGTCGAACAG GAACAAACGTCACAGCAGACCGTCACCAAGGTGCGCCGCTTCCAGCGCGAGCTCGAAGCCGCCGAGGACCGTGCCGATGTGGCTGAGAGCAACCTGACGCTGGTCCGCGCCAAGCACCGCACCTTCGTCACCACCTCGACCGTGCCCGGATCGCAGGTCTACCTGGTGCAGGAAACCACCCGAACTGTCAACGAATCCTAA
- the LOC126577958 gene encoding uncharacterized protein LOC126577958 — protein sequence MIDDEMQVIDTIDQSYWNGKFVPPPPRPPFLEESIAPDGLTTCDLCSWAWQDKGTLSLDNAIKEIFSSSDSKEFNWTFTLVVVSLISAFLGAIIMIVFLRCKRIRTNQNGLRTLCFDSSSTKDTSGLNFDNQTSKNSTNGSCSPRSTNSGLWTWFSSRKNLSTPDQLVNSHTLPVENHYTHMDDNNYNPVHIDEASYAEVGNEVGPSETTSYKSGSVHHGADNDVLIMNCPLPAIPTSLHSGGGAGGGVGGGGGGGGSGSGTGGASGSGSAYYSGLLNNANMAGEEDEDERPYEIVDLKEMSSPHKNPNVQSHFLNETNNLLTIEKHSEALPEGTISASDYV from the exons ATGATTGACGACGAGATGCAGGTgatcgatacgatcgatcAGAGCTACTGGAACGGGAAGTttgtgccaccgccaccgagacCACCGTTCCTGGAGGAATCGATCGCACCGGACGGGCTGACGACGTGCGATCTGTGTAGCTGGGCGTGGCAGGACAAGGGCACGCTCTCCCTTGACAATGCCATAA AGGAGATCTTTTCGTCCTCGGACTCGAAGGAGTTCAACTGGACGTTCACGCTGGTCGTGGTTTCGCTGATATCCGCCTTTCTCGGTGCCATCATAATGATAGTTTTCCTTAGGTGTAAGCG tatTCGAACCAATCAGAACGGGTTGCGGACGCTGTGCTTCGATTCGAGCAGTACAAAGGACACGAGCGGGCTGAACTTTGACAATCAGACGTCGAAAAACTCGACGAATGGGTCGTGCAGCCCGCGCAGCACCAACTCGGGCCTGTGGACGTGGTTTAGCAGCCGGAAGAACCTGTCGACGCCGGACCAGCTGGTGAACTCGCACACGCTCCCGGTGGAGAACCATTATACGCACATGGACGACAACAACTACAATCCGGTGCACATCGATGAAGCGTCGTACGCCGAGGTCGGCAACGAGGTTGGCCCATCGGAAACCACCTCCTACAAATCCGGGTCCGTACATCAT GGTGCAGACAACGACGTTCTGATCATGAACTGTCCACTGCCCGCCATCCCCACTAGCCTGcacagcggtggcggcgctggcggtggtgttggtggtggtggtggtggtggcggtagtggtAGCGGAACTGGTGGAGCAAGCGGATCGGGCAGTGCCTACTACTCGGGACTGCTGAACAATGCCAACATGGCCGGTGAGGAGGATGAAGACGAGCGACCGTACGAGATCGTCGATCTGAAGGAGATGTCCTCGCCTCACAAAAACCCCAACGTCCAAAGCCATTTTCTCAACGAAACCAACAACCTGCTGACGATCGAGAAACACTCGGAGGCGCTACCGGAGGGTACCATTTCGGCGTCGGATTACGTGTGA